From Streptomyces sp. NBC_00683, one genomic window encodes:
- a CDS encoding LacI family DNA-binding transcriptional regulator — MTARLADIATQAGVSEATVSRVLNGKPGVAATTRESVLAALDVLGYERPVRLRRRSAGLVGLITPELENPIFPALAQVIGQALTRQGYTPVLATQTPGGSTEDELTEMLVDRGVSGIIFVSGLHADTSADMQRYEQLRAQGVPFVLVNGFSPKVQAPFISPDDRAAMRLAVTHLVSLGHQRIGLAVGPKRFVPVLRKIEGFHATMQEQLGLTADAVEELIQHSLYTLEGGQAAASALMERGCTAVVCASDMMALGAIRAARRNSLEVPRDLSVVGYDDSPLIAFTDPPLTTIRQPVTAMGQAAVRTLLEEIGGTPAPHSEFVFMPELVVRGSTASGPGPDSGSHPRR, encoded by the coding sequence ATGACCGCACGGCTTGCCGATATCGCAACTCAGGCGGGGGTCAGCGAAGCTACGGTCAGCCGCGTACTGAACGGCAAGCCCGGTGTTGCAGCGACCACCCGCGAATCCGTCCTCGCGGCGCTCGACGTCCTCGGGTACGAACGCCCCGTCCGTCTGCGCAGGCGCAGCGCGGGCCTCGTCGGCCTGATCACGCCCGAGCTGGAGAACCCGATCTTCCCGGCACTGGCCCAGGTGATCGGCCAGGCGCTGACCCGGCAGGGCTACACACCGGTGCTGGCGACCCAGACGCCCGGCGGCTCCACCGAGGACGAACTCACCGAGATGCTCGTCGACCGCGGCGTCTCGGGCATCATCTTCGTCTCCGGCCTGCACGCCGACACCTCGGCCGATATGCAGCGCTACGAACAACTGCGGGCCCAGGGTGTTCCCTTCGTCCTGGTCAACGGCTTCTCGCCCAAGGTGCAGGCGCCGTTCATCTCCCCCGACGACCGTGCCGCGATGCGGCTCGCGGTCACGCACCTGGTGTCACTGGGGCATCAGCGCATCGGTCTCGCGGTCGGCCCGAAGCGCTTCGTTCCCGTTCTGCGCAAGATCGAGGGATTTCACGCCACGATGCAGGAACAGCTCGGCCTCACGGCGGACGCGGTGGAGGAGCTGATCCAGCACTCTCTGTACACGCTGGAGGGCGGCCAGGCCGCAGCCTCGGCGCTGATGGAGCGGGGCTGCACCGCGGTGGTGTGCGCGAGCGACATGATGGCGCTGGGCGCGATCAGGGCAGCCCGCCGGAATTCGCTGGAAGTCCCGCGCGACCTCTCGGTGGTCGGCTACGACGACTCGCCCCTCATAGCGTTCACCGATCCGCCGCTGACCACGATCCGTCAGCCCGTGACAGCGATGGGTCAGGCCGCCGTGCGTACGCTGCTGGAGGAGATCGGCGGTACTCCCGCCCCGCACAGCGAGTTCGTCTTCATGCCTGAGCTGGTCGTACGCGGCTCGACGGCCTCGGGGCCCGGCCCCGACTCAGGATCCCACCCTCGTCGTTAA
- a CDS encoding extracellular solute-binding protein — translation MRRGITATALVAALALAATACGSDDETGGSKSSGELSGTVTWWDTSTVGSEDKVFKKLAEGFEKKHPKVDVKYVNVPFGEAQNKFKNAAQAGAGAPDVIRSEVAWTPEFADLGYLAPLDGTSALKNEKDFLEQAAASTKYKDKTYAVPQVIDSMGIFYNKKIFKEAGVEVPSSIADLKTVSKTIKEKTGKTGLYLRGDDAYWFLSFLYGEGGDLVDASTKSVTVDKPEGVKAFKTVKDLVDSGAAKTDATDGWENMQSSFKDGKVAMMINGPWAVADTLTGKEFADKANLGIAPVPAGSASQGAPQGGHNLAVYAGSKNLDASYAFVEYMTSVETQAQTAGELNLLPTRTSAYAKQEAVDSEIVGFFKPVVETAVERPWIPETGSLFAPLVTEYTKVLTGQTTPEKAASTTGDSYRKLLKGWK, via the coding sequence ATGCGACGTGGCATAACGGCCACCGCCCTGGTCGCGGCCCTGGCGCTTGCGGCAACCGCCTGCGGCAGTGACGACGAGACCGGCGGCAGCAAGAGCTCGGGCGAGCTCTCCGGCACGGTGACCTGGTGGGACACCTCGACGGTCGGCAGTGAGGACAAGGTCTTCAAGAAGCTCGCCGAGGGTTTCGAGAAGAAGCACCCGAAGGTTGACGTCAAGTACGTCAACGTTCCCTTCGGTGAGGCGCAGAACAAGTTCAAGAACGCGGCGCAGGCCGGCGCCGGTGCTCCCGACGTCATCCGCTCCGAGGTCGCCTGGACCCCCGAGTTCGCCGACCTCGGTTACCTCGCCCCGCTGGACGGCACCAGCGCGCTGAAGAACGAGAAGGACTTCCTCGAGCAGGCCGCCGCGTCGACCAAGTACAAGGACAAGACGTACGCGGTCCCGCAGGTCATCGACTCCATGGGCATCTTCTACAACAAGAAGATCTTCAAGGAGGCCGGTGTCGAGGTCCCGTCGAGCATCGCGGACCTCAAGACCGTCTCCAAGACGATCAAGGAGAAGACCGGCAAGACCGGCCTCTACCTGCGCGGCGACGACGCGTACTGGTTCCTCTCCTTCCTGTACGGCGAGGGCGGCGACCTGGTCGACGCCTCCACCAAGTCCGTCACGGTGGACAAGCCCGAGGGTGTCAAGGCGTTCAAGACCGTCAAGGACCTCGTCGACTCCGGTGCCGCGAAGACCGACGCCACCGACGGCTGGGAGAACATGCAGTCGTCGTTCAAGGACGGCAAGGTCGCGATGATGATCAACGGTCCGTGGGCTGTCGCCGACACGCTGACCGGCAAGGAGTTCGCCGACAAGGCCAACCTGGGCATCGCCCCGGTGCCGGCCGGTTCGGCCTCGCAGGGCGCCCCGCAGGGCGGCCACAACCTCGCCGTCTACGCGGGCTCCAAGAACCTCGACGCCTCCTACGCCTTCGTCGAGTACATGACCTCGGTGGAGACCCAGGCGCAGACCGCCGGTGAGCTGAACCTGCTCCCGACCCGCACCTCCGCGTACGCCAAGCAGGAGGCCGTGGACAGCGAGATCGTCGGCTTCTTCAAGCCGGTCGTCGAGACCGCCGTCGAGCGCCCGTGGATCCCGGAGACCGGCAGCCTCTTCGCTCCGCTCGTCACCGAGTACACCAAGGTCCTCACCGGCCAGACCACGCCGGAGAAGGCCGCGTCCACGACCGGCGACTCCTACCGCAAGCTCCTCAAGGGCTGGAAGTAA
- a CDS encoding carbohydrate ABC transporter permease — protein sequence MAVHTSQSVAKAAGDTVARGRSRGTGNPPPPSRLRRAMSVHWYAWTMVAPVVIVIGVIIGYPLGRGIWLSLTDANERNVARSIGVNELPATYKFVGVDNYVDALTGTQFLGTLGWTLVWTVSCVGITFCLGMGLANILNRRIAGRSAYRMALILPWAIPGFVSVFAWRFLYNEDRGLLNKILGGGGIDGIPWLNDPTWAKFSVIAVNVWLGVPFMMVALLGGLQSIPSEQYEAAEMDGATAWQRFRHITLPGLRPVSTTVILLSTIWTFNMFPVIFLLTRGGPGEATQILVTQAYKFSFEISPRDFAQSSTWGVLILVLLMLFAMVYRRVLRTQGDNW from the coding sequence ATGGCTGTCCACACCAGCCAGTCGGTGGCGAAGGCCGCGGGCGACACTGTCGCCCGCGGCCGGAGCCGCGGTACTGGTAACCCCCCGCCACCGAGCAGGCTCCGGCGGGCCATGTCGGTCCACTGGTACGCCTGGACCATGGTCGCCCCCGTCGTGATCGTCATCGGCGTGATCATCGGCTATCCGCTGGGCCGCGGCATCTGGCTGTCGCTGACCGACGCGAACGAGCGCAACGTCGCACGGTCCATCGGTGTCAACGAACTGCCCGCCACCTACAAGTTCGTGGGCGTGGACAACTACGTCGACGCGCTGACGGGTACCCAGTTCCTCGGCACGCTCGGCTGGACGCTGGTGTGGACGGTCTCCTGCGTAGGCATCACCTTCTGCCTCGGCATGGGCCTCGCCAACATCCTCAACCGCCGTATCGCGGGACGCTCCGCCTACCGCATGGCCCTGATCCTGCCCTGGGCCATCCCCGGCTTCGTCTCCGTCTTCGCCTGGCGCTTCCTCTACAACGAGGACCGCGGGCTGCTCAACAAGATCCTCGGCGGCGGCGGCATCGACGGCATACCGTGGCTCAACGACCCCACCTGGGCCAAGTTCTCCGTCATCGCCGTCAACGTCTGGCTCGGCGTGCCCTTCATGATGGTCGCCCTGCTCGGCGGACTGCAGTCGATACCCTCGGAGCAGTACGAAGCGGCCGAGATGGACGGCGCCACCGCCTGGCAGCGCTTCCGGCACATCACGCTCCCCGGACTGCGCCCGGTGTCCACCACGGTGATCCTGCTCTCCACCATCTGGACCTTCAACATGTTCCCGGTGATCTTCCTGCTGACCCGCGGCGGACCCGGTGAAGCAACCCAGATCCTGGTCACCCAGGCCTACAAATTCTCCTTCGAGATCAGCCCGCGCGACTTCGCGCAGTCCTCCACCTGGGGCGTGCTGATCCTCGTACTCCTGATGCTCTTCGCCATGGTGTACCGGCGAGTGCTCCGCACGCAGGGAGACAACTGGTGA
- a CDS encoding sugar ABC transporter permease, which translates to MTTLTETSARHAARRPRRRGDRSPAASVALHVTLIVASVIAVFPVLWVLLTSLKPAKFATTTDFFKETTFENYTNLIKDTEFLSWFGNSVVVAGLSTVIGVFVSATTGYAVSRFRFPGKRGLMWTLLITQMFPVAVLIVPIYNIMAGIGLLNQPAGLVITYLTISVPFCAWMMKGFFDTIPHEIDESGQVDGLTPFGTFWRLILPLAKPGLAVTAFYSFITAWGEVAYASAFMVGDENLTLAGGLQKFVNQYGAQWGPMTAASVLIAIPAALVFLFAQKHLVTGMSAGAVKG; encoded by the coding sequence GTGACCACTCTCACGGAAACCTCCGCCCGGCACGCCGCCCGCAGGCCCAGGCGGCGCGGTGACCGCTCCCCGGCCGCGTCCGTGGCCCTGCACGTCACCCTGATCGTCGCGTCCGTGATCGCGGTCTTCCCGGTGCTGTGGGTCCTGCTGACCTCGCTGAAGCCCGCCAAGTTCGCCACGACGACGGACTTCTTCAAAGAGACGACCTTCGAGAACTACACGAACCTGATCAAGGACACCGAGTTCCTGAGCTGGTTCGGCAACTCCGTGGTCGTCGCGGGGCTCTCCACCGTCATCGGTGTCTTCGTCTCGGCCACCACCGGCTACGCCGTCAGCCGCTTCCGCTTCCCCGGCAAGCGCGGGCTGATGTGGACGCTGCTGATCACCCAGATGTTCCCGGTCGCCGTCCTGATCGTGCCGATCTACAACATCATGGCGGGCATCGGTCTGCTCAACCAGCCGGCCGGACTCGTCATCACCTACCTCACCATCTCGGTGCCGTTCTGCGCCTGGATGATGAAGGGCTTCTTCGACACGATCCCGCACGAGATCGACGAGTCGGGACAGGTCGACGGCCTCACCCCGTTCGGCACGTTCTGGCGGCTGATCCTGCCGCTCGCCAAGCCCGGCCTCGCCGTCACCGCCTTCTACTCCTTCATCACCGCCTGGGGCGAAGTGGCGTACGCCTCCGCCTTCATGGTCGGCGACGAGAACCTCACACTCGCGGGCGGACTGCAGAAGTTCGTCAACCAGTACGGAGCCCAGTGGGGTCCGATGACCGCCGCGTCCGTCCTCATCGCGATCCCCGCGGCACTGGTCTTCCTCTTCGCGCAGAAGCACCTGGTCACCGGAATGTCCGCCGGAGCCGTCAAGGGCTGA
- a CDS encoding glycoside hydrolase family 13 protein, which yields MTQHLAAPSTGTSDDAPGNRTGWWQDAVIYQVYPRSFADGNGDGMGDLAGITARLPYLRDLGVDAVWLSPFYASPQADAGYDVADYRAIDPMFGSLLDADALIREAHGLDLRIIVDLVPNHSSDQHEWFKRALAEGPGSALRERYHFRAGKGADGELPPNDWESIFGGPAWTRTTDPDGTPGEWYLHLFAPEQPDFNWEHPAVADEFRSILRFWLDMGVDGFRVDVAHGLVKAEGLPDLGTHDQLKLLGNDVMPFFDQDGVHEIYRSWRTILDEYPGERIAVAEAWTPTVERTANYVRPDEMHQAFNFQYLSTAWDAAELRKVIDSSLDAMRPVGAPTTWVLSNHDVTRHTTRFANPPGLGTQIRTPGDPVTGLRRARAATLLMLALPGSAYVYQGEELGLPDVTDLPDEARQDPSFFRAEGQDGFRDGCRVPIPWTREGSSYGFGGGSSWLPQPAGWGELSVEAQTGVEGSTLELYRAAIGARREHPGLGAGTDVDWLDAPEGVLALGRPGFVCTVNTTGAPVRLTAPGTLLLASAPVTVDGDTVELPADTTVWWTV from the coding sequence ATGACCCAGCACCTCGCTGCCCCCTCCACCGGCACGTCCGACGACGCCCCGGGCAACCGCACCGGCTGGTGGCAGGACGCGGTGATCTACCAGGTCTACCCACGGAGCTTCGCCGACGGCAACGGCGACGGCATGGGCGATCTCGCGGGCATCACCGCACGGCTCCCGTACCTCAGGGACCTCGGTGTCGACGCCGTCTGGCTCAGCCCCTTCTACGCGTCGCCGCAGGCCGACGCGGGCTACGACGTCGCCGACTACCGGGCCATCGACCCGATGTTCGGCTCGCTCCTGGACGCCGACGCGCTGATCCGCGAGGCCCACGGCCTGGACCTGCGCATCATCGTCGACCTGGTGCCCAACCACTCGTCCGACCAGCACGAGTGGTTCAAGCGCGCACTCGCCGAGGGCCCCGGCTCCGCCCTGCGCGAGCGCTACCACTTCCGTGCCGGCAAGGGCGCCGACGGCGAGCTCCCGCCCAACGACTGGGAGTCCATCTTCGGCGGCCCCGCCTGGACCCGGACCACCGACCCGGACGGCACCCCCGGCGAGTGGTACCTGCACCTCTTCGCGCCCGAGCAGCCCGACTTCAACTGGGAACACCCGGCCGTCGCCGACGAGTTCCGCTCGATCCTGCGCTTCTGGCTCGACATGGGCGTCGACGGCTTCCGCGTCGACGTCGCCCACGGCCTCGTCAAGGCCGAGGGACTGCCCGACCTCGGCACGCACGATCAGCTGAAACTGCTGGGCAACGATGTCATGCCGTTCTTCGACCAGGACGGTGTGCACGAGATCTACCGCAGCTGGCGCACCATCCTCGACGAGTACCCCGGCGAGCGGATCGCCGTCGCCGAGGCATGGACGCCCACCGTCGAGCGCACCGCCAACTACGTGCGCCCCGACGAGATGCACCAGGCCTTCAACTTCCAGTACCTGTCGACCGCCTGGGACGCCGCGGAACTGCGCAAGGTCATCGACTCCTCGCTCGACGCGATGCGTCCGGTGGGCGCCCCCACCACCTGGGTGCTCTCCAACCACGACGTCACCCGGCACACCACCCGCTTCGCCAACCCGCCGGGCCTGGGCACCCAGATCCGTACGCCCGGTGACCCCGTGACGGGGCTGCGCAGGGCCCGCGCCGCGACGCTGCTGATGCTGGCGCTGCCCGGCTCCGCGTACGTCTACCAGGGCGAGGAGCTCGGCCTGCCGGACGTCACCGACCTGCCCGACGAGGCGCGCCAGGACCCGTCGTTCTTCCGCGCGGAGGGCCAGGACGGCTTCCGCGACGGGTGCCGGGTGCCGATCCCGTGGACCCGCGAGGGCAGCTCGTACGGCTTCGGCGGCGGCAGCAGCTGGCTGCCGCAGCCCGCCGGCTGGGGCGAGCTCTCCGTCGAGGCGCAGACCGGTGTGGAGGGCTCCACGCTGGAGCTGTACCGCGCCGCGATCGGCGCCCGCCGCGAGCACCCCGGGCTCGGCGCGGGCACGGACGTGGACTGGCTGGACGCGCCCGAGGGCGTGCTCGCGCTGGGCCGCCCCGGCTTCGTCTGCACGGTCAACACCACGGGCGCCCCGGTACGGCTGACGGCGCCCGGCACGCTGCTGCTCGCCAGTGCCCCGGTCACCGTCGACGGCGACACGGTGGAGCTGCCCGCGGACACCACGGTGTGGTGGACGGTGTGA
- a CDS encoding LacI family DNA-binding transcriptional regulator — MVDGVTVPAPRTGPALRLSDIAGQAAVSEATVSRVLNGKPGVADTTRQRVLAALDILGYERPVRLRQRSAGLIGLVTPELTNPIFPAFAQSVEQVLAGHGYTPVLCTQLPGGATEDELVEQLVERGVGGIVFLSGLHADTSADPARYAALTDRGVPFVLINGYNERISAPFVSPDDTAAVGMAVGHLAELGHRKVGLAIGPQRYVPSRRKRDGFVDAAVSVLGMDRSEAELMVCSTLFSVEGGQVAAGALLDRGCTGIVCGSDLMALGVVRAARGRGLDVPRDVSVVGFDDSQLIAFTDPPLTTVRQPVQAMAAAAVGALLEEIAGSPVQRTEYVFQPELVVRGSTAAAPVV; from the coding sequence GTGGTGGACGGTGTGACCGTCCCCGCACCCAGGACCGGACCGGCGCTGCGGCTCTCCGACATCGCCGGTCAGGCCGCGGTCAGCGAGGCGACCGTCAGCAGGGTGCTCAACGGGAAGCCGGGCGTCGCGGACACCACGCGTCAGCGGGTGCTCGCGGCCCTCGACATCCTCGGCTACGAACGCCCCGTACGGCTGCGGCAGCGCAGCGCCGGACTGATCGGGCTGGTGACGCCCGAGCTCACCAACCCGATCTTCCCGGCGTTCGCGCAGTCCGTGGAGCAGGTCCTCGCCGGGCACGGCTACACACCCGTGCTCTGCACCCAACTGCCCGGCGGCGCCACCGAGGACGAGCTGGTCGAACAGCTCGTCGAGCGTGGCGTCGGCGGGATCGTCTTCCTTTCCGGGCTGCACGCCGACACGTCGGCGGACCCGGCACGGTACGCCGCGCTCACCGACCGCGGCGTGCCGTTCGTCCTGATCAACGGCTACAACGAGCGCATCAGCGCCCCGTTCGTCTCGCCCGACGACACGGCCGCCGTAGGGATGGCCGTCGGGCACCTCGCCGAACTCGGGCACCGGAAGGTCGGTCTGGCGATCGGACCGCAGCGCTACGTGCCCTCCCGGCGCAAGCGCGACGGTTTCGTCGACGCGGCCGTCTCCGTGCTGGGCATGGACCGGAGCGAGGCCGAACTCATGGTGTGCTCGACGCTGTTCAGCGTCGAGGGCGGCCAGGTCGCGGCGGGCGCCCTGCTCGACCGGGGCTGCACCGGCATCGTCTGCGGCAGCGACCTGATGGCGCTGGGCGTGGTCCGGGCGGCCCGGGGGAGGGGACTGGACGTCCCGCGCGACGTCTCCGTCGTCGGCTTCGACGACTCGCAGCTGATCGCGTTCACCGACCCGCCGCTGACCACGGTGCGCCAGCCGGTACAGGCGATGGCGGCGGCAGCCGTGGGGGCCCTGCTGGAGGAGATCGCCGGAAGTCCCGTGCAGCGCACGGAGTACGTGTTCCAGCCGGAGCTCGTGGTGCGCGGGTCCACCGCGGCGGCGCCGGTCGTCTGA
- a CDS encoding aldo/keto reductase yields MQYRSIAGTAVSAIGLGAMPLSIENRPDESRAIATVHAALDSGVTLIDTADSYHWHAGEAGHNELLIARALARYGGDTSGVLIATKGGRGRPGDGSWTVTATPAHLKRAAEASVKRLGVEAIGLYQLHKPDPAVPWEESVGALRELLDAGTIRAAGISNVTTRQIRRAHQILGDGLVSVQNRYSPAVRDSEPELRLSARLGLAFLPWSPLGGISRSSLDGPSGPTSAGTAFQRIAAERGVSPQQIALAWLLSRSPAVIPVPGASRPASVRDSARAADLELGPEELTQLEDALPG; encoded by the coding sequence ATGCAGTACCGCAGCATCGCCGGCACCGCCGTCAGCGCGATCGGGCTGGGCGCCATGCCGCTGTCCATCGAGAACCGCCCGGACGAGTCGCGCGCGATCGCCACCGTCCACGCCGCGCTGGACTCCGGAGTCACGCTCATCGACACCGCCGACAGCTACCACTGGCACGCCGGCGAGGCGGGCCACAACGAGCTCCTGATCGCCCGGGCGCTGGCCCGCTACGGCGGCGACACGTCCGGCGTCCTGATCGCCACCAAGGGCGGCCGCGGCCGGCCCGGCGACGGCAGCTGGACCGTCACCGCCACACCCGCCCACCTCAAGCGCGCCGCCGAAGCCTCCGTCAAGCGCCTGGGGGTCGAGGCCATCGGCCTGTACCAACTGCACAAGCCGGACCCTGCCGTGCCCTGGGAGGAGTCCGTCGGCGCCCTGCGCGAGCTGCTCGACGCCGGCACCATCCGTGCCGCCGGCATCTCGAACGTGACCACCCGCCAGATCCGCCGGGCGCATCAGATCCTCGGCGACGGACTCGTCTCGGTGCAGAACCGGTACTCGCCCGCCGTCCGCGACAGCGAGCCCGAGCTGCGGCTGAGCGCCCGGCTGGGCCTGGCGTTCCTGCCCTGGAGCCCCCTCGGTGGCATCTCCCGCAGTTCCCTCGACGGCCCCTCGGGCCCGACCTCCGCCGGCACCGCCTTCCAGCGCATCGCGGCCGAGCGCGGCGTGAGCCCGCAGCAGATCGCCCTGGCATGGCTGCTGAGCCGCTCCCCGGCGGTCATCCCGGTGCCGGGAGCCAGCCGCCCGGCCTCCGTCCGGGACTCGGCTCGGGCCGCGGATCTCGAGCTGGGCCCGGAGGAGCTGACACAGCTCGAGGACGCGCTGCCGGGCTGA
- a CDS encoding reductase: MQRICVIGGSRYFGKLLVEGAHAAGHQVTVINRGSTRPPVGVEHLVVDRDDEAALGAALGSRTFDAVVDQVCYTPVQAAIAARVFAGRTRRYVMTSTIEVYDPATAALPAVPAGTPVPEENVDPSAWLVDMDLPWQDEAYLEAHYAEGKRQAEAVLSRDGGFAFASVRSAHVLGGGVREFTGRLAHYTERVRRGEEIAVHANAQPTVFIHYRELADLLLWATTAADFTGPVNACSDGLLGVRELAAVVAAQTGREPVHRTAPAGGTASPFSTDRHYAMSNTRAKRLGFTFSAVSDWLPGAVAETVSASATAAA, encoded by the coding sequence ATGCAAAGGATCTGCGTCATCGGTGGAAGCCGGTACTTCGGAAAGCTCCTGGTCGAGGGCGCGCACGCGGCCGGCCATCAGGTCACTGTGATCAATCGCGGCTCCACCCGGCCGCCCGTCGGCGTCGAGCACCTCGTCGTCGACCGCGACGACGAGGCCGCTCTCGGCGCCGCGCTCGGCTCGCGCACCTTCGACGCGGTCGTCGATCAGGTCTGCTACACCCCGGTGCAGGCCGCGATCGCCGCCCGGGTCTTCGCCGGCCGCACCCGTCGCTACGTGATGACGTCCACGATCGAGGTCTACGACCCGGCGACCGCCGCGCTGCCGGCCGTGCCGGCGGGAACCCCGGTGCCGGAGGAGAACGTGGACCCGAGCGCCTGGCTGGTGGACATGGACCTGCCCTGGCAGGACGAGGCGTACCTGGAGGCGCACTACGCCGAGGGCAAGCGCCAGGCGGAGGCCGTCCTCTCCCGGGACGGCGGCTTCGCGTTCGCCTCTGTGCGCAGCGCCCATGTACTCGGGGGCGGTGTGCGGGAGTTCACCGGGCGGCTGGCGCACTACACCGAGCGGGTCCGCCGGGGCGAAGAGATCGCTGTGCACGCGAACGCGCAGCCGACGGTGTTCATCCACTACCGGGAGCTGGCGGACCTGCTGCTGTGGGCGACCACCGCCGCCGACTTCACGGGTCCGGTCAACGCCTGCTCCGACGGCCTGCTCGGCGTGCGTGAACTGGCTGCGGTCGTCGCCGCGCAGACCGGCCGGGAGCCCGTCCACCGGACCGCCCCGGCGGGCGGGACGGCTTCGCCGTTCTCCACCGACCGCCACTACGCGATGAGCAACACCCGTGCGAAACGACTGGGCTTCACCTTCTCAGCCGTCTCCGACTGGCTGCCCGGCGCCGTCGCGGAGACCGTCAGCGCGTCCGCCACCGCCGCCGCGTAG
- a CDS encoding LysR family transcriptional regulator — MIDVQRLRVLRAVADHGSFSRAAAALRLTPSAVSQHVAALERSLGAQVVTRSTRGVTLTRAGQIMVGAAESVAAELEQAKQKVERLSTGCVQLTVATFTSGGRHLLPGALHRLMATSPSTRLHVREGEPENTLPLVRQGAVDLALAYHFDGPLPVGPGTGSSLHWTPILEDPLHVVMPEGHRLAGRRSLAIAELAAEPWVLGCLKTEAYLRRYAERAGFEPEVRGTTTDYFFARSLVAAGMGISLIPSIALVPTVPGLHAVPIEPPAPARRIGVATIGRRSDHPHVATFIEALREQVRHHQGTDESRRRPVT, encoded by the coding sequence TTGATCGATGTGCAGCGGCTCCGCGTCCTGCGTGCGGTGGCGGACCACGGCAGCTTCAGCAGGGCAGCCGCGGCGCTCCGCCTCACCCCTTCCGCCGTCTCCCAGCACGTGGCGGCGTTGGAGCGCAGCCTCGGTGCCCAGGTCGTGACGCGCAGCACGCGCGGGGTGACCCTCACTCGGGCCGGCCAGATCATGGTCGGGGCGGCCGAGTCCGTCGCAGCCGAGCTCGAACAGGCGAAACAGAAGGTCGAGCGGCTCAGTACCGGCTGCGTACAGCTCACCGTCGCCACCTTCACCAGCGGCGGCAGACATCTGCTGCCCGGCGCTCTCCACCGGCTCATGGCAACCAGTCCGAGCACCCGGCTCCACGTCAGGGAGGGCGAGCCCGAGAACACCTTGCCCCTGGTCCGCCAGGGCGCCGTCGACCTCGCGCTCGCCTACCACTTCGACGGCCCGCTGCCCGTGGGGCCGGGTACGGGTTCCAGCCTGCACTGGACCCCGATCCTGGAGGATCCCCTGCACGTCGTCATGCCGGAGGGGCATCGTCTCGCGGGCCGCCGGTCGCTCGCCATCGCCGAGCTGGCAGCGGAGCCCTGGGTGCTCGGCTGCCTCAAGACCGAGGCGTACCTGCGCCGTTACGCCGAGCGTGCAGGCTTCGAACCGGAGGTGCGCGGCACCACCACGGACTACTTCTTCGCCCGGTCGCTCGTCGCCGCGGGAATGGGGATCTCCCTCATCCCCTCCATCGCGCTCGTCCCGACGGTTCCGGGTCTGCACGCCGTCCCGATCGAGCCGCCGGCTCCGGCCCGGCGCATCGGCGTCGCCACGATCGGCCGCCGCAGCGACCACCCACACGTCGCCACGTTCATCGAGGCGCTCCGTGAGCAGGTGAGGCATCACCAGGGCACCGATGAGTCGCGCCGACGGCCTGTAACGTAG